The Xenopus laevis strain J_2021 chromosome 4L, Xenopus_laevis_v10.1, whole genome shotgun sequence genomic sequence ttttctttattttgatatTTACTCGATTTCTAACTTTTCGCTCAttacatattttgtaattttggtTTTATTTGATCTCCGTCTccttttttattaacaaataaagtgatgaaaaaaaagcaattatataAACAATTTGTGGTTTTATCCAAATTGCTGCTGCCTTGTAATTCATTTTACATAATACAGGATACttttatattgatatatgttGTTTCTTGAAAGGGAAActataaaactgaaaatgtacTTCATAGGATGGAGATAATGTTTAAACTCAATCAATTCCAAGTTCTGTATTGTTTTGGAAATAattaagttactcttcactattcctctcttggTTATTTTGGAAGACAGCTAGCTGTAATACACAGCCggaaaccagaaattcagctcttaaagttacaggaagcTGCTTTTTGGCGCCCCTTATAACTGGCCGCTCACTCACTGTTCTCAActtgccttatggcaggagcggccctggctCTGATACAACTATATTAGTAAATATACCTACAATTTTAGTTTGCTATTTAGAGATAATCTACAAACATAGGTGAtatattgcacaagtgcagttgccaatagcaaccaaccaaCAATTATTTTACAGTCAATGTCATGATAAAGGCCTGTAAGAGTTAATAAATCAGGCCAAGGTATCAAGTAAAAACATTCTGCCAGTACCAGAAACCTAACGAGACTCTGTTCACTAAGGTCTGGAATCAGCCATGTGTAAAGGGATCACAACCTGCGGTGCCCTGCTCTAAGCCCTGGCTAATAAGAGCCCATGGGGGAGTGAAAGCCCATGGGGGAGTGAAAGCCCATGGAGGGGTGACTTAGAGTTCACATCAGGACCCCTTATCGGTGATATATAACataatgtttttatagtttttgaatgatttgccttcttttacagactctttccagctttcaaatgaatgcatggttgctagggtaatttggaagctagcaaccagattgctaaaattggaaattggaaagctgctgaataaaaagctaaatcactaaTAAaccatgaatattaaaaaatgaaacccagaatatcactctcaacattaTATTAAAAGGTTATTTAATAGTGagcaatccctttaatatttagggTCTATGGAACCAGTAGGAGGAGCCATAACCtatgaatgtaataataaattctCCACTATGTTCGTGTAAGGAGTTAGGGTTATTATATtctttactactcaactgctgcagtctatacaggcctgtcaaaaagggccaaaatactggaatatagcccccaactccaaagagcactcaaatcaaaaattcaaaaatatattcccagtcaattctcaaagttaaaaaatcactttttatttatcataagtattaaaaagtaggcatacagaccaattgatgctccgccttacgcgttttacacccacaggcacttattcataggcctatgaataagtacctgtgggtgcgaaatgcgtaaggcggagcatcaattggtctgtatgcctactttttaatatttatgataaataaaaagtgattttttaactttgagaattgactgggaatatatttttgaatttttattatattctttgtAGAGTTCCTACCAACAGGAGGTCATAAACTCAAGCTGTGTCCTGCTAGGTCATGCCCCCTAGATTCCTGTGGGAGGGGTGATATCTAGTTACCTGATGCCCctgtaaactgtaataaatagtCAAAATTTAGGAGGGCACATTTCAGGGGGGGTTCATTCTGTTtctttccccttgcctccaggacaaGCTGAGTATAGGGTCTCTATGtttttccctttcattttatAATTGGTGAACAAATGGAGAGCCAATACCTTTTGTGATGCAGCGAATGGGGTGATCCTAACTTTATTACATGGTGCTTCACACACAATCAAACATTTCAGGACTACATGCCCCTTCCTCAGTGATAGTGAACCAGTGAAACTGTACAATATTTATAGGAAAACAAACAGTGACCCCTACTGGTGGCCCCTTGGAATAGGTGTAAAGAGAAAATTTTCCAATCATTTCACATTTTTCACTAATACACTTAAAAGCAGGactgactgggattcaaaataggccctggcattcctactacagaaaggcccaaacagcccactttctatggcatcttatagcagcccctctggcatttgccagaacccacagtttgccagtccagGCTTGCTTAAAAGTATATATAAGCCAATACATTCCAATATTCATGCTTAATAAATCCATAGCAGTTTTGCAGTGTAGTAACAAAAATAGTTCTTGTTTTTGTTGTTCCTATATTAGTCCATTCGGTGAAGAAAATCAGTTAAAATACATCAAGGTATGTTATACCTTATATATTcaacccagtggcataactatagagaaagcagatctCTATCAGCAGCGGGTGAGTGTGGGTGCTAAAAGGGCAGTGGGTAGGGAGCAGCATGGGGGGCTCCTTCAAAGATGGGGGGGCAGCCAGTCTCGTCTTgtagttgtttgttttttatttgttatctcTGTTGGATGTAAAACTGTATCTCCCTTTATTTTGCTGCTATAGTTCTGACAAGAGAGGCAGACCATAATCAGTGCgaataaaaaaatcacttaaattcTTCCCTCTCTTATAAGTAAAAAAGTAATATTCCTTAAAAACCCTTGATGTGGTTGGGTCATTCATATGTATTGGAAAGTATTTTCTGATCACCCTTCTTACTCTTTAAGACTGGGCATCATATGTTGTGAGAAAAGATTTATTTAATAACACCTCACATGGTAATCTATTTACATCCTTTTCTGCAGTCTGTAGGATGGATCTAGGATTACTATTTTCTCTGAACATATACACCTTAATCCTCCAACAAGGAAGGGCTAGAAGCAGTTAACCAACACCTGCATAGAAAACATCTGCAGGGCTCCCTGTTAAAAATCAGTTTAACTAACCAACATGGCACCCAGCTATACTAACATCATCATGTATTACATGGAGAAGAGAATTGTCCtacaaaacatgttattttctcaatatattttctctattttttctgtTGTTTAGTGGACGTATTGTCATTTCTTTTGGTCTGGAAGGGACCAGATAAGACTCATAACacataaggggcacatttacttagctcgggtgaaggattagaatgaaaaatactttgaatttcaaagtatttttttggtaacttcgaccgtcgaattggctacttcgaccttctactgtctcttttaaaaaaactttgactacctactttgccagctaaaacctactgagcaccaatgttagactatggggaccttccccatatgctttctaagtaatttctgatcgaaggaaaatcgttcgatcgatggattaaaatccttctaatctttcgattagaaggatttaatcgttcgatcgaacaatttttcctttgatcgaacgaaatgcggtaaatccttcgacttcgatattcgaagtcgaaggattttactctgATGGTCGAATATTGACTACATCGTCCCCGCCGCTCCAGCATGAGCAAAAGTACACAATCGGTGAACACGTGAACGGCTACCACAGCTTCTGGACAAAatggtccgaactaggggaaggcgtcggaagaggtatgtgcctggcgacCCCCTGGCTTTgtgtcctaggcacgtgcctcttctgcctacccctagttatggcCCTGCATATAACACAAAgcatatctttttctggcatcagtgcaggagaaactcgggacatttcagtaacaagctggGACTGAgtactgagctgtcaaaatcaggacgcAGAAATCaggagagttgggaggtatgtataaggGCCTCGAAATGTAATTAAGTGGTttgtaaaaggtaaaaaaaaaaaagggaggaaaTTGACTacagaaaaactataaataaacttTATGAGCTGTAGTTGTGACTCTATACCAACTTAATACTTGGTTAAATAATAATGTGTTTACATATTATGAATTAATTCTGATGTGcagcagttagggttgccaccttttctggaaaaaaatacaagtgttcctatatatttatcttttttccctattaataacattgggatcaaccggcCATAAAattcaggccagtaaaatacaggccaggtggcaaccctagcagcagtCCCCTAGTTACCACGGGCAAATAGCTGCTCCTGGGAAATTTTTTTGGCATCACTTCCCATACACTCAGGATCAAAATTATATCTACACCCAATTATTTGTTGATGCATGGATTGCATGCTATTTTTGGGAACAACTTGTAAGGTGGATGAAAATGGTGTTGTATGAAAATGCAGTGAAAGCTGATGTAAATGTGAGAAAATGAATGATATGTGTATGTGTGAATTTTGATGTTAAAAAGTTGTTAAAAAGGTGTATTTACAAGGCAGTGAGTTCCCATTAGTTATATAAGGgtaatataatggtgttatgtaAAATGTAGTTCCTGCCCCTGCCACTAGAGGGAAGTAGTGAGACAGGACAGAAAAGGTATAAAAGGGATGGTTCCACCCAGGGAGTGGTCAGTCGGATTGGAAGGTTAGATAGGTAGAACTGTAATGGGGCACTAGGTGCCATAGCCAGTGAGGGCAAAGTTAGAAAGGGTAGCTGGCACCCCACCAAGGAGTAAGAGGCTTAGTAGCCGTGGCTACCCGGAAAAGCTAGGGGGCGCTGCTGTGGTGGCCTgctggctgaaggagggaggtggcacacgGAAATTCCTACCGGGGCGAGGTGGATGACGTACGGCAGACTGCCTGGCCGGTAGGTGGTGCAAGAAAGGCCAAGAGGATGGGTTTCGCAAGTCCAGGGAGACTGTGGAAAATACCTGTAAGTCTGtaaaaaagatatactgtatgctggtGGTGAGTTGATTTGACAATTCTTTGAATAAAactatttcaagtttttttaagaacTTTGGTGTAGTGTGCCTTTAATCACTGCAGGGGCCCTACAAACTGCCGCCCTAGAGGATGTCTGTAACTTCAGGGTTACTTGTTTGAAGAGGCACATTACAAGCAATTCATAAAGTGAGACAGGAAGGAATAGTGGACATCAAGCACAAATATGGAGAAGTGCAAGTGGTACACCGTAAAGTAAATGTTTTGTCTGACAGCCAAAGCCTCTGTTTTTCTCTTCTTATATTATAGACTTAATCCAACTGGTCTCCCAGCAGTTGAAAATCGTGCTCTCTTTGTTCTTTCCTAAACTAGAATAAGCTGTATTCACACACAACCAATCAAAAGCAAAGTTAGAAATGGGAAGAGTGTGACGAtgtcagcaaccaatcagagagcgTCTTTCATTACATGAGGAAATGACGTCCTTCAGCCAGCTGCAGCAGGGAACAGTCCGTGTAAACTTCACTGCAGGGGAGAATGGGGAAGACTGTGTTTGTTACAGTGGGGACGACAAGCTTTGATCATCTAATCTCCTGTGTGTCTGCAGAAGAGACTGTCACGGTAAGGAGAGCCATGCACTGCTGTTTCACAAGCATAGCCTTGTTGTGAGCATTCATTTATATAAGTATTTGGAAGGCTGATTTAATTAAGTCAGTTAGTCAGGCGTGTTATTTGGGAGAGCCGGGTTTAATTCAATCGCCTGTCATACCGTGCATTCTATTCCTGCACGTAATTAGTTGTAATGTGTGTGTGCAGTGACAATCACTGTGCTAATGTAAATGATGCGGTCTCTGCTCTAAATTGGATAGAtgggcaattattattattattattaataacatgtttttttagagTGCCAccatattgcacagcgctgtattataaaaacaactttatttgcaataaaaatgttaGTGAGCGGGTGTCCGTAatcttttttttgggttattacTCTGAAGTCTGCAGTGCACACCAGTTTAGATGTCAGTGAAATAGAAATAGCAGGACCATCTGCCATCCATTTTGTATGCTTACAGAAACTGGGCTGCAGACTCGCAATTCAGTTGTTCATAACTTTAAAACTGATTATTGTAACTAAAtagtgaaatatattatttttgctgtgCAGACAACAGGAGGCTGGACAAATCCACAAGGGCTAAGGCACATGGGGATATTTGTTGCCCACAGAAAATCTGCACTACCTGTGTGCAAAAAATCCCCCGAAAATGCCTTTTACCCTAAGTAACACATGGAATGACACATGGAATGTCACATGTAAAGTGTTAATCTGcataatcaatgaaaaattcaGTAGAAGGCATTTTACAGTGAAAATGTCTCTGCCATAAGCATTTCAGACTGAGATGTCTTTTACATGGCTTTGTGTCTGTCTTTTGTTTTCTGCAATCACCTGGATGAGTCTTTCTTGCAGAGTCCAGGTTAGAATTCACTGAAAAATGTTCGACTGAAGGACTCCACTAATAAACCTTCTCAACCAAATTAACAAAACCTGTATgggaaaataataattataaatccaCTAGTTCAGATGCATGTTCTGAACAGTTCTCATTCAATTAGCTGCCTGGGCTCTTCTGTTCTGTCCTGCCACTTTCTCTTGTATGATGAGCTGTTCTTAAGTTGTTGGGCCAGCAGCAATGTGTGCATGTTCAGGGAGTCGGTAGTTAAGAAATGGCCTGTAACATAAATTAAAAAGGTGTGCACTTGGGTTGAGCAGTGAGTATAActtaaatgggacctgtcacccagacataaaaagctgtataataagtcctttgcaaattaaagatgaaacccatattctttttttcttattaacacatccatacctgttgtaaaggtatttaaaaatgtctgtcatatctggccagtccctcctctatgcctaggcagggcaggcaattactttctaGATgccactgccctcctcacattccccttcctcctcaccatccaattgtgtagccagtacatggacatgggcatcaggtgccccattctgacacataaacaagattttggagtGATGATGTcattgcactcctcacattccccttccTCCTCATCATCTAACTGTGTAGCCAGTCCATGGACATGGGCATCAAGagtgatgcaaagcttgccttgataacagtgtccacaaaatggtgtctgcctgcttgctgtgattgtgaattctaagactaaaaaaacatgtttttttaatagtgtaagtaaagtttgtGTTGCATGACTAACAgcatataattattatttctaaggtgacaggtcccctttaaaggattagttcacctttaaatgaacctttatTATGATGGTTAAAACAAGGTGTTTATTGTTTCCTTCTTTCTCTCCAGATTCTCAATGGCCTTGGCTATAATAGACTGGTTCTTCAGATTGGTAGGGGGACCATAGAACCAGCGCCATCTTGCACATCTGACTTCTTGCTGGAATTTTTTCGATACAAAGAATCTCTTGAGGAAGACATTAAGAGTGCAGATCTGGTAATAAGTCATGCAGGTATTTCTTGGTTTGTCTTTCTAGAATCCAACAATAAATCTTTTCCAGCGGCAGTTCTTGAATATTGCTGATAGATTAAAGGTAAAGCACAAAACATAGATGCTTAACcaaatttaattaaaacaacacCCTGTCGAGTTATGAGTGAAAGGATGCAGATTAGTGTTTCTTGTCCAAGTGTAGAtatgcagaaaaagaaaacaccaaTTGTGTTATTGCTCTTTGACCTGCTGAAGGTGCAACTTTATCATTTTGAAAGTAAATCCTTCCATTATGTCTGGGGCAAGGGTAGACCTAGACTAGGTCTTCCCCTTCTGAAACGCCCTAGACAAGATGGAGGAGTCGCCCTCCCAGACTTCCACATCCTATATCTAGCTGCACAACTGTCACATGTTTGCTCGCTAACCCCAGATGGTCCGTGCACTCCTCTCTACAAAAGCTGGCAACAGGGGTGCAATAAGCAGCTACCCGCTTGGCAAGGCCTAATAAATATTCCCTTGAAGCCTGACAGGTCCCCACTAAACCAAGCATCCACATCTGCTTACACAGctgccaaaaaaatcatgaaatacatGACAATGGACCTGGCCACCCCCCTTTGGGGTAACAAAGCCCTAGGCAAATTAGCCAAAATGGTTCCCCCTAAGTGCTGGCCAGAATGTGGAATTCTAACTATTGGAGACATCTGGGAAGGGGATGGAATGGTACCATTTGCAGCTCTTAGAAAACAGAGCAACCTTCCTGCTAACCAATGGTTAACTTACTACAGAGTAAAGGGATACCTAGGGAAGGTGCACAGGCTCTCCCACATAAACATAGCAGAGGACCCAGTGATAAGTCTAATTAAACAAGGCCCATCGAAATGTAAGATTTCAACCTTATATAAGCTCATCACTACTACTCAGGCGAACTCCACTAGTTTAAAAAGCAGACTCCTATGGGAAAGAGATGTAGGGGACTTGACAGACACCCAATGGAAATTAGCACTCAAATCCCCCAGGTTGGTCTCAAAGGACTGTAGGCATGAACTCCTCCAGCTTTATCTAATACACAGGGCCTACTACACTAAAGACAAATTGCACAGAATGTTCCCAGACCAATCCCCTTTGTGCAACAGATGTAAGACGGAGGTTGGATCCCTCATACACACTCTCTGGCAATGCTCAGCACTGCAACAGTTCTGGGAACAAGTCTTGGGTCATACGAGCAAAGACATAGACACATTGATACATGCAGACCCGGTACTATACATACTAGGGGTGACCACAGATCAGAGCATGCTGACAGATAAGAAACAGCTGTTAACTAGAGCACTATTCCATGCCAGAAGGCTCATAACTGCAAATTGGAAATCAGAAACCCCCCCAAGTATTGAGGCATGGGTGGGGGCAATGCAGGATGCATGTAAGTTAGAACTGCATATATATAGGAGAAGAAGCACACTCCAGCACTTCACAAGGGTATGGTCGGGGTGGATGGCTAATAATGCGGACATGGAGGACCCAAATAGGGATGACCCAGGGTAAAGCGCTCCAAGTAAGGTAGGGACTACTAACTCAATACTAAACTAAAATATTATTGATACGCATGAGTGATGATGAAATGTTATATGcataaataacaataatgtacactgctgagaaatgttcgGTAATAAAGGTGAACTGTTATCTTTAAGGATTATGCCAATCTGCGCATTGGCTTGTAATGTGAATGCACTGTTGAGTACTCTGTCATGTTTGAACTGTTCAATAAACCTattttgaaccaaaaaaaaaaatccttccattATGGCATTAAGGTCACAAATAGGAAACTGGGCAGACATCAAGAAAATATTATGGTGCACCAGGTCAGTGACAACATTTTATCTCAAAAAGATTTGTCAAGTTCAAAAAACTTTCCTTGACAGCACTGCATAGCATAATGTTCTATAACTTTCTCATTTTGATCCCAGGTGCTGGGAGCTGTTTAGAAACACTTGGGGAGGGGAAACCCCTTATAGTTGTTATCAATGAACAACTAATGTCCAATCACCAAATAGAACTAGCAAAGCAGCTTTATAAAGATGGACACCTCTTTTATTGCACATGCAGGTAAGTGCTTTATTGTAACCCAGTGCCAGAATGTACCCAATGTGCAGTATTCAAAGGTTATAGAATACattccagggccagacagcaaatCCTTTACACAGAGAAACCATCTCCTTTGCAGCTTACATGTCCTGTTAGGGTGAAATTAAAGGCAACATTCACcttttgacacattttttttgattattctaCCACAACTGGTTTAAATGTTTATTCTGTTACTGTATCCATTGTTCTGTCTTTGGGCTgttaatgtttattaaaggagaaggaaagtcatttgccacttggggtgccaaatgttaggcacccccaagcgaTTGACACCCTGACACCCTagaccagtgctcctatcagcagaaaactgcacctgcctgggGTTCTACCAATGAGTACCACGGAGCAATCCTTTTCCTGCTCCTTCTTTCTGCTTGCAGCAgcgaatgcgcagtagagtgGAAAGCCGAACGTTCACAATAAaaccggctatttcattctactgcacatgtgtctgccctggaatatttgaagagtgaagaagcaggaagaataTCGCTCTGTGGTGcccgctggaagaaccccgggctggtgcaattttctcctgataggaacaCAGTCCGGAGTGtccggtaagtaaatacaatcatttggggtgcctaatatttggcacccctaagtggcaaattattttccttctcctttaaccctttaaccgccaagcacgtacggcgtacgtgctggcggttcagggctcaggctgccaagaacgtacctcgtacgttcttttgcagctgagcccttctctctgcatcggcggcttttgccgcctctgcagagagtcaggagggtagacagccccctgggcaacgtggctggggggctgtcaagtcggatctgcgacgcgattgtcgcagatccgacttcaaagtagcagaagcgcaatgtaagcgctgctgctgctggcttacctcctcctcgtcgcaccacgcgcccagtcacttcctgctgcgcagtaactctgcagacacgctgccaggagtcgtccttcggttccagcgatcctcctgctacaaaaacggtaagtgcacttttttttacacacttacctgcacttaca encodes the following:
- the alg13l.L gene encoding ALG13, UDP-N-acetylglucosaminyltransferase subunit-like L homeolog (The RefSeq protein has 1 substitution compared to this genomic sequence), which produces MGKTVFVTVGTTSFDHLISCVSAEETVTILKGLGYNRLVLQIGRGTIEPAPSCTSDFLLEFFRYKESLEEDIKSADLVISHAGAGSCLETLGEGKPLIVVINEQLMSNHQIELAKQLYKDGHLFYCTCSTLGNTLQKMDLSSLKCFSPGRPENFATFLDKIVGIK